The region TGGGCGTGAACTTCGCCGGAGTGTCGCCCTGCGCGAACAGAAAGCTGCTGCAAGCGGTCAGTAGAAGGATCAGTCGGCGGAGATTTCGCATTCTCAATGCTCCGATTTTGGTTCCTGATTATGGATGAAGCGGCGAAGCGATCGCTCAACCCCGCCGCTTCAACTTGTCCAGCATCGCGAACAGCACTACCGCCAGCAAGCCGTTGGCGAGCGCAGCGCCCAGCGTATGTCCCCACGCCCATGGGATGTCTTCTGAGACCAGGTTGCGCGCGACGGCAAAGTAGATCGCCTGGTGTACCAGGTAAAACCCAAAGCCCATGATGATGCGCGAGCCCGGGTTCTCCACGTCGAACCGCACGCCGAGCGACGACGCCGCGAATCCCACCACCGTCTTCGAGATGCCATACATCCCGATGGGATGGTGCGTCAGCGAATCTTGTAGCAGACCGATGAACATCCCGGTGGCCATGCCGGTTAGCTGGTTGCGCCGCGCCACGGCGAAGAAGATAGTGACCAGCAATGGCAGGTCGAACACGCTGAGTAACCGCAGCCGTGTTCCCAGGAGCGATTGCAGCAGCAACGCCGCGAGCGGCACGCCGATCGTCGCCCACAGTGAGAATCTGTGGACCTCGATCTGTTCGCGCGATGTGTAAGTGACGTTCGCC is a window of Acidobacteriota bacterium DNA encoding:
- the mreD gene encoding rod shape-determining protein MreD — translated: MANVTYTSREQIEVHRFSLWATIGVPLAALLLQSLLGTRLRLLSVFDLPLLVTIFFAVARRNQLTGMATGMFIGLLQDSLTHHPIGMYGISKTVVGFAASSLGVRFDVENPGSRIIMGFGFYLVHQAIYFAVARNLVSEDIPWAWGHTLGAALANGLLAVVLFAMLDKLKRRG